One Primulina huaijiensis isolate GDHJ02 chromosome 5, ASM1229523v2, whole genome shotgun sequence DNA segment encodes these proteins:
- the LOC140977434 gene encoding uncharacterized protein: MDSSSSSSYDSYSSNSSVQLNPRYQEPEKKTGKIPVGFRSSLHSVLKHPSKNIMKKPIAPLPPTPPKIYKVDPLAFKDVVQKLTSAQEFQPTRLQEVAPPPLNLSPPHAHRLAMRPLYEETQRRSFDTTYGDLSPLGFSLSPASLAWCSSFIFSPTTITSVDPNSVL; encoded by the coding sequence ATGGACTCGTCGTCGTCTTCTTCGTATGATTCTTATTCATCGAATTCTTCAGTCCAACTTAACCCTCGATATCAAGAACCAGAAAAAAAGACCGGAAAAATCCCGGTGGGTTTCCGTTCGTCGCTTCATTCGGTTCTTAAGCACCCATCCAAGAATATCATGAAGAAACCCATCGCACCACTGCCGCCAACCCCGCCAAAAATTTACAAGGTTGATCCCCTTGCCTTTAAGGATGTTGTTCAGAAGCTGACGAGTGCACAGGAGTTCCAGCCAACGCGGCTGCAAGAGGTGGCGCCGCCACCTCTCAACCTCTCTCCGCCACATGCTCATCGTCTGGCCATGAGGCCATTGTATGAAGAAACTCAACGGAGATCATTTGATACTACTTATGGGGATCTTAGCCCGCTTGGGTTTAGCTTGTCACCCGCCTCCCTTGCTTGGTGTTCGTCTTTTATTTTCAGCCCAACAACCATTACTTCTGTGGATCCAAATTCAGTTCTATAA